The following proteins are encoded in a genomic region of Rhodoferax aquaticus:
- the mpl gene encoding UDP-N-acetylmuramate:L-alanyl-gamma-D-glutamyl-meso-diaminopimelate ligase: protein MHIHILGICGTFMGGLAALAREAGHRVTGCDTGVYPPMSDQLRALGIELIEGFGAEQLALKPDMYVIGNVVSRVHYPDGTPKFPLMEAILNSGSPYTSGPQWLSEHVLQGRHVLAIAGTHGKTTTTAMLAWILESAGLAPGFLVGGVPMNFEVSARIGKGNTFVIEADEYDTAFFDKRSKFVHYRPRTAVLNNLEFDHADIFDDLAAIERQFHHLVRTVPSQGRVVVNGLEESLARVVHKGCWSEVRSFGTAVSDFSAVGEPHQFDVLQRGKVVAHVAWGLTGVHNQLNALAAIAAAEHVGVAAEVAAQALGSFGSVKRRMEVRATITLAADASAGALPVTIYDDFAHHPTAIRTTVNGLRRKVGNARILAVFEPRSNTMKLGAMKAQLPWSLEEADLAFCHSGGLDWNAAEALAPMGARGCVGHTVDEVIAQVLAHVQAGDHIVCMSNGGFGGIHQKLQLALQTI from the coding sequence ATGCATATACATATCTTAGGCATTTGCGGAACTTTCATGGGTGGATTGGCCGCATTGGCCCGTGAAGCGGGGCATCGGGTCACAGGTTGCGACACTGGGGTCTACCCTCCTATGAGCGACCAGCTCAGAGCACTTGGCATTGAGCTCATTGAAGGTTTTGGCGCTGAACAACTCGCGCTCAAGCCAGATATGTATGTCATTGGCAATGTGGTGAGCCGGGTGCACTACCCCGATGGCACGCCAAAATTTCCACTGATGGAAGCCATATTGAACAGCGGCTCGCCCTACACCAGTGGGCCGCAGTGGCTGTCAGAGCATGTGCTGCAAGGTCGCCATGTGCTGGCCATTGCAGGTACACACGGAAAAACCACCACCACCGCCATGCTCGCCTGGATCTTGGAGAGCGCAGGCTTAGCGCCGGGGTTTTTGGTAGGTGGCGTGCCCATGAACTTCGAGGTCTCAGCCCGCATCGGCAAGGGAAACACCTTTGTGATTGAGGCGGATGAATATGACACTGCTTTCTTTGACAAACGCAGCAAATTCGTCCACTACCGCCCGCGCACCGCCGTGCTCAACAACCTAGAGTTTGACCACGCCGACATATTTGATGACTTGGCAGCCATAGAGCGGCAGTTTCACCATTTGGTGCGCACAGTGCCTAGCCAAGGTCGGGTAGTTGTCAATGGACTAGAAGAGAGCTTAGCCCGCGTAGTGCACAAAGGCTGCTGGAGCGAGGTACGCAGCTTTGGAACGGCAGTCAGCGACTTTTCCGCCGTGGGTGAACCCCACCAGTTTGATGTGCTGCAGCGAGGTAAAGTGGTTGCTCATGTGGCTTGGGGCCTCACGGGCGTGCACAACCAACTCAACGCGCTGGCAGCCATTGCTGCCGCAGAGCACGTGGGCGTTGCAGCCGAAGTCGCCGCACAAGCGCTGGGCAGCTTTGGTAGCGTCAAGCGTCGCATGGAGGTTCGCGCCACCATCACACTAGCAGCAGATGCCAGTGCGGGAGCCTTACCTGTCACCATTTACGACGACTTCGCCCACCACCCCACCGCCATTCGCACGACGGTCAACGGGCTGCGGCGCAAAGTGGGCAACGCACGCATCTTGGCGGTCTTTGAGCCCCGCTCCAACACCATGAAGCTGGGTGCCATGAAAGCACAATTGCCGTGGAGCCTAGAAGAAGCCGACCTCGCGTTCTGCCACAGCGGCGGCCTGGATTGGAACGCCGCCGAAGCCCTAGCCCCCATGGGCGCGCGAGGATGTGTAGGGCACACCGTGGATGAGGTCATCGCCC
- a CDS encoding TlpA disulfide reductase family protein: protein MNSANLDPLEALWTLKWETPAGRQLQMLSFKGRPLLLNFWATWCPPCVEELPLLNSFFGKNKENGWQVLGLAVDKLAPVQAFLQKMPVEFPVAMAGLAGADLGRKLGNMTGGLPFTVVLGKDGLVAHRKMGRISVEDLVLWASIK from the coding sequence ATGAACAGCGCAAACCTTGATCCTTTAGAAGCACTTTGGACATTGAAGTGGGAAACCCCTGCAGGTCGCCAGTTACAGATGTTGTCCTTCAAAGGCAGGCCGTTGCTGCTTAATTTTTGGGCGACATGGTGCCCGCCTTGTGTGGAGGAGTTGCCTCTCTTGAATAGTTTTTTTGGGAAAAACAAAGAAAATGGGTGGCAGGTGCTTGGTCTGGCGGTGGACAAACTCGCACCAGTGCAAGCGTTTTTGCAGAAAATGCCGGTGGAATTCCCAGTCGCCATGGCTGGGTTAGCAGGGGCTGATCTGGGGCGTAAGTTGGGGAACATGACGGGCGGCCTGCCGTTTACTGTAGTGTTGGGTAAGGATGGTCTTGTTGCACATCGTAAAATGGGACGAATCAGTGTGGAAGACTTGGTCCTTTGGGCATCTATAAAATAG
- the accB gene encoding acetyl-CoA carboxylase biotin carboxyl carrier protein, whose product MDLRKLKTLIDLVSDSNVSELEITEAEGKVRIVKGGGAVMQGYAQQPVYAQMPQQPTAAPAPIAAASVVAAPEVVSGHTVKSPMVGTFYRSSSPGAKAFVEIGDSIKEGDTICIIEAMKILNEIEADKSGTVTKILCENGLAVEYGQPLFIIE is encoded by the coding sequence ATGGATTTACGAAAACTTAAAACACTGATCGACTTGGTGTCTGATTCCAATGTGTCTGAATTGGAAATTACAGAGGCGGAAGGAAAGGTTCGCATTGTTAAAGGTGGCGGTGCGGTTATGCAAGGTTACGCGCAGCAACCCGTGTACGCTCAGATGCCGCAACAGCCAACGGCAGCCCCTGCACCTATCGCTGCGGCAAGCGTGGTTGCTGCGCCTGAAGTCGTCAGTGGCCACACCGTCAAATCACCTATGGTGGGTACGTTTTACCGTTCTTCGTCGCCCGGCGCTAAAGCATTCGTTGAAATAGGTGACTCTATTAAGGAGGGTGACACCATCTGCATTATTGAGGCGATGAAGATCCTCAACGAGATTGAAGCAGACAAGTCGGGGACGGTGACCAAGATTCTGTGTGAGAACGGTTTGGCGGTGGAGTACGGCCAACCTTTGTTCATCATCGAGTAA
- the accC gene encoding acetyl-CoA carboxylase biotin carboxylase subunit, with protein sequence MFKKILVANRGEIALRIQRACRELGIKAVMVYSEADREAKYVKLAEEAVCIGPAASGLSYLNMPAIISAAEVTDAEAIHPGYGFLSENADFAERVEKSGFQFIGPTPESIRIMGDKVSAKQAMIRAGVPCVPGSEGELPDDPVQIRRIAKTIGYPVIIKAAGGGGGRGMRVVHTEAALVNAVTMTKAEAGAAFGNPAVYMEKFLQNPRHIEIQVLADKHKNAVYLGERDCSMQRRHQKILEEAPAPGINRKLIERVGERCVAACKKIGYRGAGTFEFLYEDGEFYFIEMNTRVQVEHPVTEMVTGIDIVKTQIMVAAGEKLPFTQRQVEVRGHAIECRVNAEDPYKFTPSPGRITMWHAPGGPGVRVDSHVYTNYFVPPNYDSMVGKIIVHGDDREQAMARMRTALAETVVEGINTNIPLHRELLVDAKFMDGGTNIHYLEQWLEQHKR encoded by the coding sequence ATGTTTAAAAAAATTCTGGTTGCCAACCGTGGCGAAATCGCACTGCGAATCCAGCGTGCTTGTCGAGAGCTTGGGATCAAGGCAGTAATGGTCTACTCCGAAGCCGACCGGGAAGCCAAGTACGTTAAATTAGCGGAAGAAGCCGTTTGTATTGGTCCCGCCGCCTCTGGTCTGAGTTACCTCAACATGCCTGCCATCATCTCTGCTGCAGAGGTGACAGATGCTGAAGCGATTCACCCTGGCTATGGTTTTTTGAGTGAGAACGCAGATTTCGCGGAGCGCGTGGAGAAAAGCGGGTTCCAGTTTATTGGCCCAACGCCTGAGTCAATCCGCATCATGGGTGACAAGGTGTCCGCCAAGCAAGCGATGATTCGCGCAGGCGTTCCATGCGTGCCTGGTTCGGAGGGTGAGTTGCCGGATGACCCGGTTCAGATTCGCCGTATTGCGAAGACCATTGGCTACCCCGTCATCATCAAGGCCGCGGGCGGTGGCGGTGGTCGCGGTATGCGCGTGGTGCACACAGAAGCCGCATTGGTGAATGCCGTGACCATGACAAAGGCTGAGGCGGGCGCTGCATTTGGCAACCCTGCGGTGTATATGGAGAAGTTCCTTCAGAATCCACGCCATATTGAGATTCAAGTGCTTGCTGATAAGCACAAGAATGCCGTGTATTTGGGCGAGCGCGACTGTTCTATGCAACGCCGGCATCAAAAGATTTTGGAAGAAGCACCTGCGCCCGGCATCAATCGCAAGCTCATTGAGCGTGTTGGTGAGCGTTGTGTGGCAGCATGCAAAAAAATTGGTTACCGCGGTGCTGGAACTTTTGAATTCTTGTACGAAGACGGTGAGTTCTATTTCATTGAAATGAACACCCGCGTCCAAGTGGAGCATCCTGTCACGGAAATGGTGACCGGCATTGACATCGTCAAAACGCAAATCATGGTGGCAGCTGGCGAAAAGCTGCCCTTTACCCAGCGTCAAGTGGAAGTGCGTGGACACGCCATTGAATGCCGTGTGAATGCAGAAGATCCGTACAAATTCACGCCCTCACCAGGCCGGATCACAATGTGGCATGCCCCCGGGGGGCCAGGCGTTCGTGTGGACTCGCATGTGTACACCAATTACTTTGTTCCCCCAAACTATGACTCGATGGTTGGAAAAATCATTGTCCATGGCGATGACCGTGAGCAAGCTATGGCCCGTATGCGGACTGCGCTGGCGGAAACCGTGGTCGAAGGAATTAACACCAATATTCCATTGCATAGGGAATTGTTGGTTGATGCTAAGTTTATGGATGGCGGCACCAATATCCATTACCTAGAGCAATGGCTAGAGCAGCACAAGCGCTAG
- the prmA gene encoding 50S ribosomal protein L11 methyltransferase, whose protein sequence is MYELSLMCPEDGVETLSDAFDALDALSVSVEDADAQTDAEQALFGEPGMPPPKEGWQRSRITALFAEKGLAEQALVLLQAQDFFANCSVLGISELAEQDWVRLTQSQFAPVEITPSFWIVPTWHEPPTKAEQVIRLDPGLAFGTGTHPTTRMCLRWVAAHPNPTRVLDYGCGSGILAIAAAKFGAQDVVGVDIDTAAVQSTVDNARANDVVLSAGLPDLVAGQYKVVLANILATPLKVLAPLLCSYVQSGGHLVMAGILERQEQELVQAYAPYCNLTVADREDGWILMTAIL, encoded by the coding sequence ATGTATGAACTAAGTTTGATGTGTCCTGAGGACGGGGTGGAGACCTTAAGCGATGCTTTTGATGCTCTGGACGCACTTAGTGTCAGCGTTGAGGATGCGGATGCGCAAACGGACGCAGAACAAGCGTTGTTTGGCGAGCCTGGCATGCCACCGCCCAAGGAAGGTTGGCAGCGTTCGCGCATAACAGCATTGTTCGCGGAAAAAGGTCTTGCAGAGCAAGCACTCGTCTTGTTGCAAGCGCAAGATTTTTTTGCCAACTGTAGCGTTCTCGGTATCAGTGAATTGGCGGAGCAAGATTGGGTGCGCTTGACCCAATCGCAGTTTGCACCTGTCGAGATAACGCCCAGTTTTTGGATAGTACCCACTTGGCACGAACCGCCGACTAAAGCGGAGCAGGTGATTCGCTTAGATCCGGGACTGGCATTTGGTACGGGCACCCATCCCACTACACGGATGTGCTTACGTTGGGTTGCCGCGCACCCCAATCCTACGCGCGTTCTGGACTACGGCTGTGGCTCTGGAATCTTGGCCATAGCGGCTGCCAAGTTTGGGGCCCAAGACGTAGTGGGCGTGGATATTGACACTGCTGCTGTGCAGTCCACAGTGGACAATGCGCGTGCCAATGATGTGGTGCTTAGTGCAGGCTTGCCTGACCTTGTGGCAGGCCAATACAAGGTTGTCTTGGCCAACATTCTCGCGACCCCCTTGAAGGTGCTGGCTCCGTTGTTGTGCAGTTATGTACAAAGCGGAGGGCACTTGGTAATGGCCGGTATTTTGGAGCGCCAAGAGCAAGAGTTGGTGCAGGCCTATGCGCCCTATTGCAATCTGACCGTGGCAGATCGAGAAGACGGCTGGATTCTCATGACAGCCATACTTTGA
- a CDS encoding DUF3426 domain-containing protein, giving the protein MPTDLSRGPADEVRAPGFPSIALPKFELNTGDASDAQPERATFMRSQSEPSTKRSLAIRTVSSLVALAFFALLLGQVSVHDRDRLAAKAPAFKPLLQAICELAACQLGLPREIESVVIDSSSFVKIKAEVYKLNVTLKNTASTELAMPSLELTLTDSQDQTIVRRVIAATEIDVLKNSALATGSDLSVSVPVSVKLPSNSERVSGYRLLAFYP; this is encoded by the coding sequence ATGCCGACCGACTTATCGCGTGGTCCTGCGGACGAGGTAAGGGCCCCCGGGTTTCCGTCAATAGCACTGCCTAAGTTTGAATTGAACACGGGTGACGCTTCTGATGCGCAGCCAGAGCGAGCGACGTTCATGCGTTCGCAGTCCGAGCCGTCGACCAAGCGTAGCTTGGCTATTCGTACCGTCTCTTCGTTAGTTGCACTGGCATTTTTTGCCCTCTTGCTGGGGCAGGTATCCGTACACGACCGAGATCGACTGGCTGCCAAAGCGCCAGCGTTTAAGCCCTTGTTACAAGCAATTTGTGAGCTCGCGGCCTGTCAGCTGGGATTGCCTCGTGAGATTGAGTCGGTTGTTATTGACAGCTCTTCGTTTGTGAAGATCAAAGCGGAGGTCTATAAACTGAATGTGACGCTGAAGAACACGGCGAGCACGGAGTTGGCAATGCCCTCTTTGGAGTTGACCTTGACGGACTCGCAAGACCAGACCATCGTGCGCAGGGTAATTGCAGCCACTGAGATTGACGTGCTCAAAAACAGTGCATTGGCGACAGGTTCGGATCTATCTGTCTCGGTACCCGTGAGCGTAAAGTTACCTAGCAACTCTGAACGAGTTTCTGGCTATCGACTGTTGGCGTTCTATCCTTAG
- a CDS encoding histone, whose product MATAKKSAAKKAAPAKKAAPVAAAPAKKAAPAKKAAPAKKAAPAKKAAPAKKAAAPAKKAAAPAKKAAPAKKAAPAKKAAPAKKAAPAKKAAPAKKAAPAKKAAPAKKAAPAKKAAPAKKAAPAKKAAPAKKAAPAKKAAPAKKAAPAKKAIAKKAPAAPSAQTTLNPQAAWPFPTSSKP is encoded by the coding sequence ATGGCAACTGCAAAAAAATCAGCCGCAAAAAAGGCTGCTCCCGCGAAAAAAGCTGCACCAGTAGCTGCTGCGCCAGCTAAAAAGGCTGCGCCAGCTAAGAAGGCTGCGCCAGCTAAGAAGGCTGCACCAGCTAAGAAGGCTGCACCGGCTAAGAAGGCTGCTGCACCGGCTAAGAAGGCTGCTGCACCGGCTAAGAAGGCTGCACCAGCTAAGAAGGCTGCACCAGCTAAGAAGGCTGCACCAGCTAAGAAGGCTGCACCAGCTAAGAAGGCTGCACCAGCTAAGAAGGCTGCACCAGCTAAGAAGGCTGCACCGGCTAAGAAGGCTGCACCGGCTAAGAAGGCTGCACCGGCTAAGAAGGCTGCACCGGCTAAGAAGGCTGCACCAGCTAAGAAGGCTGCACCAGCTAAGAAGGCTGCACCAGCTAAGAAGGCTGCACCAGCTAAGAAGGCTATCGCAAAAAAGGCCCCTGCGGCACCCTCAGCGCAGACGACCCTCAACCCGCAAGCTGCTTGGCCGTTTCCTACTTCCAGCAAGCCTTAA
- a CDS encoding ribonucleotide-diphosphate reductase subunit beta codes for MLTWEEEIKPSVPPSFAPMNPAPLPSTDSSAAVRKDDVISATALGLAVAQQSAQRVRAADKRIINGKTDVNQLVPFKYKWAWEKYLASCANHWMPQEVNMTRDIALWKDPNGLTDDERRIIKRNLGFFVTADSLAANNIVLGTYRHITAPECRQFLLRQAFEEAIHTHAYQYIVESLGLDEGEIFSAYNEIKSIRDKDQFLIPFIEAIMDPNFHTGTLKDDQTLLKSLIVFACLMEGLFFYVGFTQILALGRQNKMTGAAEQYQYILRDESMHCNFGIDLINQLKLENPQLWTAEFKAEIKALFETAVELEYRYAEDTMPRGVLGMNASMFKGYLRYIANRRATQIGLEALFPNEENPFPWMSEMIDLKKERNFFETRVIEYQSGGALSWD; via the coding sequence ATGTTGACCTGGGAAGAAGAAATTAAGCCCTCCGTGCCACCGAGTTTCGCACCCATGAACCCTGCACCATTGCCCTCTACAGATAGCAGTGCTGCTGTGCGCAAAGACGACGTGATCAGCGCGACTGCGCTAGGGCTTGCGGTCGCGCAGCAAAGCGCCCAGCGTGTACGCGCTGCGGACAAGCGCATCATCAACGGCAAGACTGACGTCAACCAACTCGTGCCATTCAAATACAAGTGGGCTTGGGAAAAGTATCTGGCTTCGTGTGCGAACCATTGGATGCCGCAAGAGGTCAACATGACCCGAGACATCGCACTTTGGAAGGATCCCAATGGATTAACCGATGATGAGCGACGCATCATCAAACGCAATCTTGGTTTTTTTGTTACCGCGGACTCCTTGGCCGCCAACAATATTGTCCTTGGCACGTACCGACACATTACGGCGCCTGAGTGCCGTCAGTTTTTGTTGCGGCAAGCATTTGAAGAAGCTATTCATACCCATGCCTATCAGTACATAGTGGAATCGCTGGGCTTGGACGAGGGTGAGATTTTTAGCGCTTATAACGAGATCAAATCGATCCGTGACAAAGACCAGTTTTTGATCCCTTTTATTGAGGCGATCATGGACCCGAACTTCCACACAGGAACGCTCAAAGACGATCAGACACTGCTGAAGTCCTTGATCGTTTTTGCCTGCTTGATGGAAGGCCTGTTCTTCTACGTGGGCTTTACACAGATCTTGGCTTTGGGACGTCAAAACAAGATGACGGGTGCCGCAGAACAGTACCAGTACATCCTGAGGGACGAGTCTATGCACTGCAATTTCGGCATTGACCTGATCAATCAGCTGAAACTTGAAAATCCCCAGTTGTGGACCGCTGAATTCAAAGCTGAGATCAAAGCGTTGTTTGAAACTGCTGTCGAACTCGAGTACCGCTATGCAGAAGACACTATGCCGCGTGGTGTTCTAGGCATGAATGCGTCCATGTTCAAAGGCTATTTGCGTTACATCGCGAATCGTCGCGCGACACAAATCGGCCTTGAAGCGCTCTTCCCCAATGAAGAGAATCCGTTCCCATGGATGAGCGAAATGATTGACCTTAAGAAGGAACGCAATTTTTTCGAAACACGCGTCATCGAATACCAGTCAGGCGGCGCCCTGTCTTGGGACTGA
- a CDS encoding ribonucleoside-diphosphate reductase subunit alpha — protein MQSASLTPSPISTGILTTSAPSAAETVASSTLSHYQIIRRNGAVVPFEPGKIAIAMMKAFLAVHGTQGAASASVRETVDELTQQVVRALMRSRPGGGTFHIEDVQDQVELGLMRGSHHEVARAYVLYREHHNQERAKQVAQATPAAPVLHVLDAGQRVALNVDQLKQRIETACAGLGAEVSAAPIFAETMRNLYDGVPIDEVYKASILAARTLIEKDPDYTYATARLLLHTISREILGKDVAQADMGQAYAEYFPGFIQRGVKSELLDPVLLQFDLVKLGSALKAERDLQFDYLGLQTLYDRYFLHEGKTRIELPQAFFMRVAMGLSLNESNREDRAIEFYEVLSSFDFMSSTPTLFNSGTLRAQLSSCYLTTVPDDLDGIYESIKENALLSKFAGGLGNDWSRVRALGSHIKGTNGESQGVVPFLKVVNDTAVAVNQGGKRKGAVCTYLESWHLDIEEFLELRKNTGDDRRRTHDMNTANWIPDLFMRRVMEKGQWTLFSPSSVPDLHDKFGADFEQAYVAYEAAAARGELKPARTIQANDLWRKMLTMLFETGHPWITFKDACNVRSPQQHAGVVHSSNLCTEITLNTSDTETAVCNLGSVNLLQHMKDGALDHDKLKRTISTAMRMLDNVIDINYYAVKKARDSNLRHRPVGLGLMAFQDSLYSLRIPYASQAAVEFADKSMEAISYYAYWASTELAKERGQYSSYKGSLWDQGILPLDTLNLLEKARGGYVDVDRSSTLDWDALRKKIAADGMRNSNCVAIAPTATISNIIGVDASIEPSFGNLSVKSNLSGEFTIINSYLVRDLKKLGLWDDVMVMDLKHFDGSLGPIDRVPNEIKALYATAFEVETQWLVEAAARRQKWIDQAQSLNIYMAGASGKKLDETYKLAWLRGLKTTYYLRTMSATHAEKSTVTAGRMNAVSSNMDTPAPVSKMSALEAAAAAANMQIEMATNAATDIKFCGVDDPTCESCQ, from the coding sequence ATGCAAAGCGCTTCACTTACTCCAAGCCCTATTTCCACCGGCATTTTGACCACCAGTGCACCAAGCGCGGCGGAAACCGTCGCTTCCAGCACGCTCAGCCACTACCAAATCATCCGCCGCAATGGCGCTGTAGTGCCCTTTGAGCCAGGCAAGATAGCGATCGCCATGATGAAAGCTTTTTTGGCTGTGCACGGCACCCAAGGTGCTGCGTCCGCCAGCGTACGCGAGACCGTGGACGAGTTAACCCAGCAAGTAGTGCGTGCACTGATGCGCTCTCGGCCGGGCGGCGGCACTTTTCACATTGAAGATGTGCAAGACCAAGTGGAACTTGGACTGATGCGTGGCAGCCACCACGAAGTAGCTCGCGCTTACGTGCTGTACCGCGAGCACCACAACCAAGAGCGTGCAAAGCAAGTCGCCCAAGCCACGCCTGCCGCCCCTGTATTGCACGTGCTGGACGCTGGCCAACGCGTAGCATTGAACGTCGATCAACTCAAGCAGCGTATTGAAACCGCCTGCGCGGGTTTAGGCGCTGAAGTCAGTGCAGCACCCATCTTCGCAGAAACCATGCGCAACTTGTACGACGGCGTACCTATCGATGAAGTCTACAAGGCGTCCATTTTGGCCGCTCGCACTTTGATCGAAAAGGACCCAGACTACACCTACGCCACAGCCCGCTTGCTGTTGCATACGATTTCACGCGAAATATTGGGCAAAGATGTGGCACAAGCCGATATGGGGCAGGCCTACGCAGAGTACTTTCCTGGTTTTATTCAACGCGGCGTCAAATCAGAGCTCTTGGACCCCGTATTGTTGCAATTTGATTTAGTGAAGTTGGGCTCCGCACTTAAAGCGGAACGCGACTTGCAGTTTGACTATCTAGGTCTGCAAACTCTGTATGACCGCTACTTTTTGCATGAAGGCAAAACACGCATTGAATTGCCACAAGCATTCTTCATGCGGGTGGCTATGGGCCTGAGCCTGAATGAAAGCAATCGCGAAGACCGCGCCATTGAGTTTTACGAAGTGCTTTCCTCGTTTGACTTCATGTCCAGCACGCCAACATTGTTCAACAGCGGCACATTGCGCGCCCAACTGTCGTCTTGCTACTTGACCACGGTGCCCGACGATTTAGATGGCATCTACGAGTCCATCAAAGAGAACGCCTTGCTGTCTAAGTTTGCTGGCGGACTGGGCAATGACTGGTCACGCGTGCGCGCGTTGGGTTCGCACATCAAAGGAACGAATGGCGAGTCGCAGGGTGTCGTGCCTTTCCTCAAAGTAGTCAATGACACGGCTGTGGCTGTCAACCAAGGGGGCAAACGCAAAGGGGCTGTTTGTACCTACTTGGAGTCATGGCATCTGGATATCGAGGAGTTTCTGGAGCTGCGCAAAAACACCGGTGATGACCGTCGACGCACCCATGACATGAACACTGCCAACTGGATTCCAGACTTGTTCATGCGCCGTGTCATGGAGAAAGGCCAGTGGACCTTGTTCTCGCCCTCCAGCGTGCCTGACTTGCACGACAAGTTTGGTGCTGACTTCGAACAAGCCTATGTGGCGTATGAAGCAGCTGCAGCTCGGGGCGAACTCAAGCCTGCACGGACCATTCAAGCCAATGACCTGTGGCGCAAGATGCTCACCATGTTGTTTGAAACGGGGCACCCTTGGATTACATTCAAAGACGCTTGCAATGTGCGCTCCCCTCAGCAACACGCTGGCGTGGTGCACTCCAGCAATCTGTGTACTGAAATCACACTGAACACCTCAGACACCGAAACTGCCGTCTGCAACTTGGGCTCTGTCAATCTACTGCAGCACATGAAGGATGGCGCACTCGACCACGACAAACTCAAGCGCACGATTTCCACAGCGATGCGCATGTTGGACAACGTGATCGACATCAACTACTACGCCGTGAAGAAAGCACGTGACTCCAACTTGCGCCACCGCCCTGTTGGATTGGGCTTGATGGCCTTTCAAGATAGCTTGTACTCGTTGCGTATACCGTATGCAAGCCAGGCAGCGGTGGAATTCGCCGACAAGTCCATGGAGGCGATTAGCTATTACGCATACTGGGCATCTACGGAGTTGGCGAAAGAACGCGGTCAGTACTCAAGCTACAAAGGCTCTTTGTGGGACCAAGGCATATTGCCTCTGGACACCTTGAATCTACTAGAGAAAGCCCGCGGTGGCTATGTGGATGTGGACCGCTCATCCACCTTAGACTGGGACGCTTTGCGCAAGAAAATTGCAGCAGACGGGATGCGCAACTCCAACTGCGTAGCAATAGCGCCGACGGCCACTATCTCTAACATTATCGGTGTCGACGCTTCTATTGAGCCAAGTTTTGGGAATCTGTCGGTCAAGTCCAACCTGTCGGGTGAGTTCACCATCATCAACAGCTACTTGGTCCGAGACCTGAAGAAGCTGGGCTTGTGGGACGATGTCATGGTGATGGACCTCAAGCACTTTGATGGTTCTTTAGGCCCCATCGACCGGGTGCCCAATGAAATCAAGGCCCTCTATGCCACCGCCTTTGAAGTCGAGACCCAATGGCTAGTGGAAGCTGCAGCCCGCCGTCAAAAGTGGATTGACCAGGCGCAGTCACTGAATATTTACATGGCTGGTGCCTCCGGTAAAAAGTTGGATGAGACCTACAAACTCGCATGGTTGCGTGGGTTGAAAACCACCTACTACTTACGCACCATGTCAGCAACACATGCTGAAAAATCCACCGTGACGGCTGGACGCATGAATGCGGTGTCCTCCAATATGGATACCCCTGCGCCAGTGTCCAAAATGAGTGCATTGGAAGCTGCAGCGGCTGCTGCAAATATGCAGATTGAAATGGCCACAAACGCGGCCACTGACATTAAGTTTTGCGGTGTAGACGACCCCACATGTGAGTCCTGCCAATAA
- the ampD gene encoding 1,6-anhydro-N-acetylmuramyl-L-alanine amidase AmpD encodes MAAESSRPLTAWTEGWLSSAHHLPSPNFGVRPAHASIDLVVVHSISLPPGQYGGDQVLDLFTNRLDWEAHPYFKSIEGTQVSAHFFIRRTGAVWQFVSCDDRAWHAGKSSYRGRDNCNDDSIGIELEGLEGDTFEAAQYVALEDLLNQLKQRYSLKYLAGHEHIAVGRKQDPGPGFDWERMRQSPALENWCFPDPVR; translated from the coding sequence ATGGCAGCTGAGTCGTCTCGCCCTCTCACAGCTTGGACTGAGGGCTGGCTATCGAGCGCGCACCACTTGCCTTCGCCCAATTTCGGCGTCAGGCCAGCCCATGCGTCAATTGACTTGGTCGTGGTGCACTCCATTAGCCTGCCTCCGGGACAGTATGGAGGTGATCAAGTATTGGACTTGTTCACCAATCGGCTAGATTGGGAGGCGCACCCCTATTTCAAAAGCATAGAAGGCACGCAAGTTTCAGCCCATTTCTTTATCCGCCGCACTGGCGCGGTTTGGCAGTTCGTGAGCTGCGATGACCGCGCATGGCACGCTGGTAAATCGAGTTACCGTGGACGTGACAACTGCAACGACGACTCTATTGGCATCGAGCTGGAGGGCTTGGAAGGTGACACGTTTGAAGCGGCCCAGTATGTGGCGCTTGAAGATCTGCTGAATCAACTCAAACAGCGCTATAGCTTGAAGTACTTAGCAGGGCACGAACATATTGCAGTGGGGAGAAAGCAGGACCCTGGGCCGGGATTTGATTGGGAACGTATGCGACAATCGCCCGCCTTAGAAAATTGGTGTTTTCCAGACCCCGTGCGTTAG